The sequence below is a genomic window from Pleuronectes platessa chromosome 13, fPlePla1.1, whole genome shotgun sequence.
cagggagaaagaAATGATTCCACCTGTATCTGTGGTCACATCTGTTCAGTGAGTTTGGCATATTGATGAAAATGCTCCAAAAAGCTTCAGAGCTTTATTCTGAAATGCAGCAGATTGAGAGTGGTATGAAATTGGACTGAGGCCCCGCAGTCATGTTGGAGGATATGAAAAGGCCTCACAAACTGTTTAACACTCATCTACAGTACATTTGTAAGGCTTATTGCACCCATTAAATAGTAGTCCATAATACCATTAAGTACACACCAATAATAACTAGCTGTTGCTCACAGTAAAACTTGTCTCACCGAAAAAACAAACCCTGGTACATGTTGTGAGTGCCCCACCCTTCCTCTCATCTGGCACCCATCCAAAGGGAGTGGAGCAAGTTGGGCGGAGGAGCCGCTTCAGGTGGAATCGGAACACTTTCCCGCCTGAGGCCTCGTCGCTGTGTTTGTGCCATCTTCTAAACCCTTTTCAAATGGGTCACATGGAAACATCTGTTATTCTTAGTCACATCTGGTCGGAACGCCTCACGTTGATGACGTCACGCAGACGGTTTGTTTCGGATCAGGTTTCCTAACAGCAAGTCGACACACCTGCATTACCTTGGACACCCGGACAATGAAAACACGTTACAGACGAAACGATGAAGTCACACTGCAATGACATCAAAGACTGGAAGAGAAATGAATCATCTTCAGTTTACTTTAGAACTCCACTGTTCAGCAGAAATACAATGTTATAACACATTTCTGATGTGACTAGTTTTCCCACAGTgtcagtgagggagggagaggtcaAGTATAGTGTGATGAATACAATACCTCAGAACATAATGGGTTTTTTCCATTCCAATGTGTACTTATTCTGTGtactctgtacacacacagtagTCTGAGGGCAAATAGGCTTCTCTTTCTAGCTGGGGAGGTTATTTTGCTGAGTCTGTCTTGCATTCAGTGTCGGGACTGCTTTCCCCTTTCATCACGTCCACGCCCAAGACTCAGACGTCTTCCTGacatttttctcacttttcCTGTTGCAGGCTCACTTCCCAATCGCACCACTGAACAACAAGGCCCGCTCCCTCCATTACACAAGACCCCCCCCCTTTTAAAGGACACACGGCCCCAGTGACATTGGCTCTGGCCACATTTATCAGCAGTTTATAGAGATAGTGAGCTCTGTCCTGTGCGAGAGGAGCCTCCCCCACTCCAGGCTTCGCAAAGCTCACATTCCTGTGGAGTTTAACCAAGTTCTCTTCCTCCTAAACGCctcagaggagaaaggaggggcCTGCTGGGGTCAAGTTCCGTGTAGACCTGGACGAGGGTTCTCGGACCAGATACTCTTGAAAAACAGGCAAACCAACAAGTAAATAACCAGAGGGGGGGAACGGAGTCAAGAGAATCCTGCTCATGAGGCCGAGCCCCACATTTGAAGAGCACCTGCTCGAACCTTAACAGAACGATGATCGCCTGAACACTGAAGACTTCTTCCTCGCACTTTCCACAGGCATCTGCATCTCATACTGTGCAGCTATAACTCAGCCATGGGAGATTTCATGGTGTCTGGTTTTGGTTCTGGAAGCTCTTGCAAGTCTAAAATTGATCACAGTCAGTTGAGTGTTGCAGAAGAGCTGGACAATGTTTCCCCCTGCTGGCAGAAAACACACcgacaaacacccacacacacacgcacacacttgtaCACTTGCAGGGGTTGGAGGTGTTCAGTATCAGCACAACAGCAGCCACTGACAGTGCGTACAGCCCAAAGGTGGAGTAGCTGTGGCTCTTCCAGAGTCTGGGTGGGGCAGCCGAGGTGTGTCCCTGCTTTGAGTCACCGAGCCAGCGACAGTCTCACGCAGATCACAAGGTGCACGGACCGGAGCTTTCACTTATTGGGGTTTTCTGCGGCCAAGCCAACACATCATCTGTCACCCTCTGTCTGTGCGCCGAGTCCGGCTTCCTGCTCCGGACATTACACCGTCGGGAGATCCGGGgggaattttaaaaaaaaaaaatggctaaaGTTCTGTTATTCACCTTGTGCGTAACGCTGGTGAGTAGCTTTAACTTTCTTTTATTGGGACAATTGTAACAGTGTTGTGGTTTTTGTAAACTGGACAAAGGAAACAGTGTGTTTACTTGCGGTGGAACTGACACTTTGAGTTGATACAAAGTAAGTTTGAAACGCGGACGTGAAAGTAACTGGAAGCGCCTGTTCTCCAGATCCTGCCCCGGGTGGAGTCGTGTTTCATCCCGAGGTTCCTCTCCGTGGAGGTGCCGCAAGCTATTCCGCGTGAATATGAAATCACCAGAGGTACTTTGAATGATTATCGGTGATCGGTCAGTTGGAAACCGCTGCACTGACTTATTGTTtccgttttttgtttgttttgcttattGTTTCTTTCCccggtgtttttttttttttacagtcgaCGTCTCAAACTGCGACGGGAGCTCCGTGCGGCTCACTGTGACGGACCCGAGTTTCACGGTGATGTCGAGCGGGGCGATAGTGGCTTCCACGGCCGTGTACGTGGGGGGGAGCGGGCGGACATTTTCTGTGCGGGCCCGGGACGACGCGGGGCCGGGAAGTGAGATGGAAGTTCACCTTGTAGCCAGCACTCCGGCATGGAGACCGGTAAGGGCCGCGCAGGGAGATTAACCTGACTATTATACCTGCTTTACGTGGAGCCCAGCAGTAATGGACCCCTGTTGTTAACTTCCTCTGTTTTCATTGCATTCTTCTTTTCACAGTCACCAAAGAAAAGCCAGGACTTCCTGAAACGCTCCAAGAGAAGGTGGGGGCCCGCCCCCTTCAATATACTAGAGAATGACCATGCGCCCTTTCCCAAAGACATAGATACGGTAATATTCCCGTTGACAACACAACTTCACACTACATGTCTGAACTTGCAACACAGTCCACATATTCCCActtttgcttttgcttttacaaagttcttttactttttatttgtcagccagattacgcaaaaaactaCCCAACAGATTCCCACCGAAATTTGTTTAATTACGGAAGCGTAATAAGGTGTGGAATAACCTCATCGTTATTGTATCCCACACCTTTTAATTACGTGACTTTCTGCAGACTGTATGCAGTGCttaaagtgtttgtttgtttgtttttttgtcagcaGAATTACGCGAAAAAAACTGCTAAACCAATTTCCAAATTACTTAGTGCAGGAACGGGCCCGACCCCAGAAAGAATGCATTACATTGTAGTGCAGATACGAATCAAGGAGCGTATCTAGGAAAACTTTaactttttaaagttttacgATAAATAAATTTGCTTTTCTTTCCGCTATAAAGGAtatatggtctgtatttatatagtgcttaaCAGTGCAAGTCTTATTCATCCATtcacgcacacattcatacagctctTTCTCTATGACTCCATTCATGCACTGTCAGGGGTAATTTAGTGTTCAATGTCTTGCTGGAGGAtccggggatcaaaccactgaccttctgttCAGTGGACaatcctctctacctcctgagccggAGCAAAAGGAAACAATTGTATTGTGTTGTTGGTGGAAGAATGCGCCGGTTTGAATTAGATCATTTTCCACATGTTCCTCCATTCCCTTCCTTTTCACCATTATCTATGATTTGTTGTTTACTGGAACGTGTCTGGATTGATGTGGTTTCTGTTGCAGGTTGCGTCCGATTCTGCAGCCAAACAGGACGTGTACTACACCATCAGCGGACCCGGTGTCGAACTCAACCCATTCGGCGTGTTCTCCCtggacagagacactgggatgTTGAGGGTGCACAAAGCAGTTGATCGTGAGAAGTTCCCAACATTTACAGTGAGTCAGAGATattctaattattaataattgttTGGTCTGTAAAATGTCTAAATATCCATGATTACAATCTAAGACTTAAAGAGGTGTCATGGTCCAAACAActgcatacatttttttttaggtgGGTATAGTTAAATTTGTCACTATTGTCTGAAGCGACTCTTCGATAAGGAAAATAGTGGTTAATCTCCGATGAAATGAGTAATTCGAGTTTAGACAACTTAATGTTTATTACTGTATTGATTCATCCCTCATGTGGCCATCTTTGGAAATACATGAAACCAAGTGACATTCTTTGCATGTCTCCATTTCTGAACTTGAAtcttatatgtatttttttcacagTTGAGGACCAGAGTTTTCAGCAAAGCGACCCATAAGGAGACAGACCTTTTCTTCGACATCAAAGTAATTGTGGACGATAAGAATGACAATGCTCCGCAATTCGATTCCCCCCTGATGTTCACCGTGCTCGAGCAAAGCAAACCAGGTGAGGCCCATGGAATGTACACCAGATGTTCTGATGCGTGGATGACCTCAGTGGGGATGACGATAAACTAGATGACTTGTGTTTGAACTCACAGGGACAGTGGTGGGGAAGGTGAACGCTTCAGACAAAGACGAACCAGGCTCCCTCCATGTAAAGATCAAGTATTCTCTCAAGAATGGATTAGACCTGTTCGCCATTAACCCGGTTACCGGTGTCATCACCACAGTAACCAACACcctggacagagaggtgagCTTTTAATCATTTACACAGGAAGTCAAcactcccatctgcatgccgaagtgtccttggcaagatactgaatccctgaatggcccctcatgaatgttgagtgtactaattttaagtcgctttggacaaaagcgtcagccaaatgacatgtgatggtaatgtaatgtaacacagAAATGAGATGCTTTGGACTGCTCTCTTGCATTCCTTTGGCACGTCATTTATCTTTCTCTCATATCATATTGTCACCTTCCTATTAAGGTCAAAGACAAGCATTTGGTGACAGTGGAAATCAGAGATATGCAGGGTGCAGTCACAGGGCTGTTCAATACGGCAACAGCAACAATTGCTGTGGGGGATATCAACGACAACCCGCCGACCTTCACAAAAGCCGCTGTAAGTGCTTCTCTTGAATCACATGTTGAATCACATGTCGAATGAAACACGCCAGGTGTTTTGAACTTGTTATTGCTAAAAGATTGTTTATCTGATTTAAGAATCATGGaatttttcttccccccccccccatagtaCACAGCCAGTGTCGAAGAAAATGTACAAGATAAACTCCTCCTTCGAATTCCCGTCGAGGACAAGGATCTGGTGGACTCGCCGAACTGGATTTCAAAATTCGTCATCACCAAAGGAAATGAAAACGGCAACTTCAGGATGGAGAGGGACCCCAAAACAAACGATGGTCTTCTGTACGTCAGTAAGGTGAGATGGTGTATTACTATGTTTACAATGAGGATTGATTACCATGATGAAGTTTCCATGAGACACACGTGTAACAGAAACTTCCAGGGGTTGTGACACTCAGTCCTAGCAATCAATCCATAATGACATGAGGGTATCACAACTATTTGATATGACATACAGCGGTGACTGACATCTTATAGCCATGACAACTCATTTGTCTTTATAAAACCCCCCCTTCCGATCATTTTCCAGCCCTTAAACCACGAGCTAAACCCCAAAGTAAAGCTGGAGATCACGGCACGTAACGAAGCTGACCTGAGCGGCACCACGGCCCAGTGGAAGACCGTCCCCGTGGACCTCACCGTCGGCGATATCGACGAGGGCCCAGAATTCACAGCTCCTACCGTCACCTTCCCCGTCAAAGAGAACACGCCGAACGGCACGTTGATAGGAAGCTACACGGCCTTGGATCCCGAGACCAAAAGCGGCAACGGCATCAAGTAAGTCACACTGGATAAATCCACCTCCTTGTGGTGCAACTAATAACACACAACTGGAGCTAGTCCTTCAGAACCACATCTATGTTACGCCTCTGAAACACTGGAGGGCAGACTTTGACTGGCTGACCTGAAGAATGTGCTGTTTTTCCACTGTCGTCTCTCAGGTACTACAAGGTGTCAGACCCAGCCCTCTGGATCAATGTGGATAAAAATACAGGAGAGCTGAAGGTTGCAAACACAATCGACAGAGAGTCCCACTTTGTCCATGATGGAATTTACAACATCACCGTGAAGGCTGTTGATGCTAGTAAGTGGCTTGTTACCTGCTGTTCACTTGGAGTCCATACAGGAGATGTCATGAGCACAAATATATCTCAAGTACATCCGACCTGAATGGATAAAGACATAACAGCCTTCAACACTGTGTTGTTAcctattttttattaatatctaATCATGCTGGGTTTGACAGTCATCCATTATATTGTCACTCAACATGTTTTCAGTCAAATCTTCCAATCAAGAGATGACGTGCTTGTCACATCTTTTGATTGGATGGTTTGATCAGCCGAAGGAGCTTAAGATCCCCAGCCCCACCCTCACCAGTATCTGTCTGACAAACAGCCGAGGCTTTGTCTCACCTGTGGACTGCAGGTGCAGACACTGGTGATTTACTGTGACTCACAGATATCCGGTTTTGATGTGGAGTCTGGGCTCTTGTCCCAGATACAGACTTTGGAAAGTTAAGACAACTGACAGTAATCCACAGGCGATGCCAGAATGCAACCAACTTAGGTTTATCCGGTTTTCCCCCAGCACAGACTTGTCCACAGTTGTCCTGAGTGAATACTAATGTAATACCGATGAATTTCAGGCGCCAAAACAGCCACAGGAAAAGTCATCATCGTGGTGGAGGACGTCAACGACAACATGCCGACAGTCCCCGTCAGTGAGCTGAGAATGTGCGAGAAGCCAGGCGAGCTGGGCTCGGTCGTGGTTGTGGCTGAAGACAAAGACGAATCTCCCCTGTCTTCCCCTTTCACCTTTAGTATGCCCACTGACAGCGACGGCCAATGGTCAGTGGTGAAACTTAATGGTAGGTGGACGTATGTTTGGGACCATCTATAATCTGTTTGATGGACAAACTGTTTAAAAGGAcagtttgaattattttaaatgaaacatctGCAACATATTTACTGTCTTCTCTCAAGAAAATCATCCTTGTGAAGGAGCCGTAAGCAGCTTCTTTAGAAGCTGAGTGTTCAGAGCTCAACTGATAAAGAATATGTGAGGCTAATAGGAAAAACAAAGCAGCAACAGCACATAGTACACATTGTCAAGTAAAAGCCCTGCATCCTAGTAACACATGCATGATGTAGCCCTTTATTTCTATTAAGCTACAAACAATTTATTTAGTAAGATCTGATATTCTCCAGCTGTTGAGCGGGAGAAATAACAAGTCTTTGTTTCTTTCAACCCATTTCCTCCACAGACACCGCAGCGAGGTTGCAGCACAACAAAGAACTTCCAACTGGGATGCACAGTGTTCCAGTGGAAATTACAGATCTGCAGGGCTTTGGTAAAACACAGATGGTGCCAGTCAGGATCTGCCAGTGCAGGAACGGAGTCTGCTTGGACCAGGAGAGATCGACATCTTTGGGGAGCATGGGTATTCTGGCTATGCTGTTACCTctggccctcctcctcctgctcggtgAGTTCCCTGCTGCCACGCTCCCGCCAGCAGAATTGTTCGGGGCTGCACTTTGCCGATAATGAAACCGGAGCTTTGTGCTCATGCATGAGTAAAAGTGCGGGAAGGGTGACAGAAAGTTTAGGATTCAGTTGCTGCTGAATTATTTATTGTATATCATGCACTACAACCCCAGTATGCTCACTCTTGTGATGCCTTccacacatttttaaaagagaaaaattcACTAATTTCCAACTTTCTAACTTGTCCCAACAGGTTTGCTCCTCGGCTTGTTCTGTATGACgcagagagagaagctgaaggTTGACGATATAGGAGACAGCGGTGGAATCATCCTCAAATCAAACACAGAGGGCCGAGGGGATGAAGTGGTAAGAACAGAGTAATGAAGAACGGTCAAGAATCCTTTACTTTAAtcttaaaggagacatgtgatgcttttttagtttttttgtctaTAGTG
It includes:
- the dsc2l gene encoding desmocollin 2-like protein, with protein sequence MAKVLLFTLCVTLILPRVESCFIPRFLSVEVPQAIPREYEITRVDVSNCDGSSVRLTVTDPSFTVMSSGAIVASTAVYVGGSGRTFSVRARDDAGPGSEMEVHLVASTPAWRPSPKKSQDFLKRSKRRWGPAPFNILENDHAPFPKDIDTVASDSAAKQDVYYTISGPGVELNPFGVFSLDRDTGMLRVHKAVDREKFPTFTLRTRVFSKATHKETDLFFDIKVIVDDKNDNAPQFDSPLMFTVLEQSKPGTVVGKVNASDKDEPGSLHVKIKYSLKNGLDLFAINPVTGVITTVTNTLDREVKDKHLVTVEIRDMQGAVTGLFNTATATIAVGDINDNPPTFTKAAYTASVEENVQDKLLLRIPVEDKDLVDSPNWISKFVITKGNENGNFRMERDPKTNDGLLYVSKPLNHELNPKVKLEITARNEADLSGTTAQWKTVPVDLTVGDIDEGPEFTAPTVTFPVKENTPNGTLIGSYTALDPETKSGNGIKYYKVSDPALWINVDKNTGELKVANTIDRESHFVHDGIYNITVKAVDASAKTATGKVIIVVEDVNDNMPTVPVSELRMCEKPGELGSVVVVAEDKDESPLSSPFTFSMPTDSDGQWSVVKLNDTAARLQHNKELPTGMHSVPVEITDLQGFGKTQMVPVRICQCRNGVCLDQERSTSLGSMGILAMLLPLALLLLLGLLLGLFCMTQREKLKVDDIGDSGGIILKSNTEGRGDEVDVSLLPLSSYNGDEVTKGSVKGVMSSGYPGLNGMSTVGGLNTTDNWMYKSGADLQYTSQIDAQYASNYEGQLVGSGVNFDNGHLLQGSSFLHNWEANGLYLREKLHYLGTEEDGCYAEDINHTYGFEGVGSAAGSVGCCSDFGDGDNLDFLNTLGPKFKTLADACQKT